The Biomphalaria glabrata chromosome 1, xgBioGlab47.1, whole genome shotgun sequence sequence ATATCGTTCTATAAATGTAGGCACATTGTAccctacaaaacaaaaatgaaattgttaTCAAAAGGCACAAAGaacgaaaaaaagaaacaagcaaaagaaattataagaaaaatatatgtaataaattgAATAAGTCTATCGCAGTCCATGAGCAaagcacatttatttatttttttgcctttttttaaaacaaagtaagAAAAGTACAAAACACATTGATCAGTgtaaatagagaataaaataccAATGTATTCATACACCCGAGCAGACATTTCTTTGTAGTTGAAGAACGCACAGCGTCTCAATCAGTCTCCAGTCACTTTCAAGAAATATAGTTCTCTATCGCTGAAAATCAATTCTACTGTCATTTATCTAAATTACTTTAAAAGTCAAATTCAGTCAGCTAAGTCATTCTTTCTCTAGCTCAGCCAAACAAGCGCATTCTTACAAGATAACTGCAtacaatttaacaaaaaaaaatacagtctgGACATGTAAAATAATGTAGAACGAAAGAACACAAGAAGCAGATCCTCTGTTTGAACAGAAATTTAAACGGTccaatgtaaacaaatatcGAAACTGGCCAGGTTTTTGGCTGAAATAATTTGAACAGGCCAAAACTTTCAAGTTCAAACAGATTTCAAACAGAACATGTGCAAAATGCAATAAAATAACTTTGGCTTGTAATATATTCCCTGGTGATCTTCGAAGggaacatagagagagagagaaaaataatataaataaataaataaataaaaaattgagatAGAAGAGAGGTGCATAAAAGTATGTTCGCCTTTATGATCAATGCTGAACAATGCCCTGATGTGAGACAAACAGAACTATTGCAATGGtgaccttttttaaatttaaatatttaaattttctagGTGATCGATGGGCCGCTTAAATGATGTACTCTAGAAGTGTGGCGTACTTGGATTCGTCTGCGCCGTAGTTGGCGTTTAAGGTCACTTTGACATCCTTTCCTCGGTGCTTGCTCAGGGCGGCAGTACCTTCCCAGTTGTCCCCTTTCTTGGTCAGGTGGAACCACTCCCCGGCGGCCACGACGGCCACAGCTTTAGCGTTGGGGATGAAGACTTTGAAATCCACTTTGGCCAGGCTGGTCTTGGCGTTGAGAACCAAAGGAGAGTAGAGGTAGCAGCCGTCTTTCCATTGGGCGTACTGCTTGGGGAAAGGGTAGGCCGCCTTCAatgcgtccttgacattgatcaGGTAATTGTAGACGTTGGGCAGGGATTTGCTCTCGTCCGAGGCGTCCAGGGCGAAGATTTGAAACTTGAAGTAGCCTGCCTCGGGGAAAACTAACACAAAGTGGAGCTCCTTATCTTTGGTTTGTGTGAAGACGAATTCGGTGACTTCCTGGTCTGTCTTGCAGTTGATCAAGTTAGTTGTAACCTGGAAGAATAGACATCAAAGCATGTGGTTAGTTAAAAACACGGCAGGCTTCAATTAATGAGGTTAGTTTTTAACCAATAGGATGAACATCAAAGCATCTGGTTAGATGAAACATCACAAAGAACAATAAGGGAGGTAAATTtgtgaattatttaaaaaaaataatacattaattatttaaaaaaatagtctgGGCGTAACATGATAGAAAGGATATAGGTTAAGGTTAGTTAGTTGAAAGCTAAGACAATAATTAAATTTCGTTTTTTTAAGGGGAGGAAGGGGTGGTGGTGGTTGGCGGGGCCGTAATGGCTGAGTAAAGGGCTCGGCGTAAGAACCTGGGGTTCTTGGTTTAGAATCTCAACAAaaactggttttttttttatttcgacatTCTCGGGACGTCCATGAGTCCGCCAATCTCTAATGGATAACTGACATTAGATAGGAAAcataaagacggttggtcattgagctagccacatgacacccttacttaccgttggccatagaaacagacgaGCTTTACATTAACTGCCCTATCGGTCCATTCTGAAAGGTCTACTTTATCTGTCTTTAATAGTCATTTCCAATCTTTAAATTTGAAATCAttaaatcttatcttttaaatacAGGCTATatgttaaaaaagaagatgattacatcttacacgtgttcctaggtcaatctagttatgcatgttaaccaatgacgtaaattctgccaagtcactggttttcctggcagactcaggcaacccattccatgcgttaatagcactaggggagaagaagcatttgtacaaatttgtcctagcctatggaacgaggagtgtgcctttatctttgtgtcaatTTACATTTCACAGCTGTCAAGTTTTGAGTTGAAATCCTATCATCGAGACGAGGACTTTACATTAGTGAAACACAATAGATACCTGTAGTCATCGTGATGACTACACAACACCCGAGTTAACTGTTCCCAACTGgaaagagtattttttttatatcatccATC is a genomic window containing:
- the LOC106062984 gene encoding uncharacterized protein LOC106062984; the encoded protein is MSEKPELPAGYLGSQPKFGELGLQTLSHDSPEFSVDNNGELEIKFKAPRPVKVTTNLINCKTDQEVTEFVFTQTKDKELHFVLVFPEAGYFKFQIFALDASDESKSLPNVYNYLINVKDALKAAYPFPKQYAQWKDGCYLYSPLVLNAKTSLAKVDFKVFIPNAKAVAVVAAGEWFHLTKKGDNWEGTAALSKHRGKDVKVTLNANYGADESKYATLLEYII